One Anopheles marshallii chromosome 3, idAnoMarsDA_429_01, whole genome shotgun sequence genomic region harbors:
- the LOC128710815 gene encoding glycerol kinase, with the protein MASGMKKFGDLVGSIDEGTSSARFLLFRAETAEVVCFHQKELRLMCPQEGWVEQDPNEILSVVYECIERTLDKLIELGGDPQNDIVAIGVTNQRETTIVWDRTTGEPLYNAIVWQDMRTSSTVDQLLETVPNKTKNKNYLKPLCGLPLSPYFSAVKLRWLIDNVPKVKAAIRSGNCLFGTVDTWLIWNLTGGSDGGAHITDVSNASRTMLMNIETLKYDKVLMKFFDVPVEILPEIRSSSEVYGLIKFNPLKNIPLAGCLGDQQSALVGQECLTRGRAKATYGTGCFLLYNTGTAMIDSYHGLISTVAYQMGPDALPVYALEGSVAVAGAALGWLRDNLNLIGGASESESAALEVENNGDVYFVPAFSGLYAPYWDPEARGVICGITEDTQRGHIVRAALEAVCFQVRDILDAMNSDSGTPLQKLKVDGGMTANATMMQWQADLIGLDVLKPKFVETTALGAAMVAGRAVGKWDIENVSVESDSTVFKPQISENERDVRYKRWKMAIERAVGWDKCP; encoded by the exons ATGGCTAGTGGGATGAAAAAATTCGGAGACTTGGTCGGTTCGATTGACGAGGGTACCAGTTCGGCGCGATTTCTTCTATTCCGTGCCGAAACGGCCGAAGTGGTTTGCTTCCATCAGAAAGAGCTGCGCTTGATGTGCCCACAAGAGGGTTGGGTTGAGCAGGATCCGAACGAAATCTTGAGCGTCGTGTATGAGTGTATCGAGCGGACATTGGATAAACTGATCGAGCTCGGAGGAGATCCGCAGAACGATATCGTGGCCATCGGTGTAACAAACCAGCGCGAAACCACCATCGTTTGGGATCGGACGACCGGCGAACCGTTATATAATGCGATCGTTTGGCAGGACATGCGAACGTCCTCCACGGTCGATCAGTTGCTCGAGACGGTTCCGAACaagacgaaaaacaaaaactacctCAAACCACTCTGTGGGCTACCGCTGTCGCCGTACTTTTCCGCCGTCAAGCTGCGCTGGCTAATCGACAACGTGCCGAAGGTAAAAGCCGCTATTCGCAGTGGAAACTGTCTGTTCGGTACGGTCGACACCTGGCTGATATGGAATTTAACCGGTGGTTCCGATGGGGGCGCACATATTACGGATGTTTCGAACGCATCGCGCACAATGCTGATGAACATCGAGACGTTGAAGTATGATAAAGTGCTGATGAAGTTTTTCGACGTGCCGGTTGAAATTTTGCCAGAAATACGCTCAAGCTCGGAAGTTTACGGGTTAATAAAGTTTAATCCACTGAAAAACATCCCACTGGCAGGTTGCTTGGGCGATCAGCAATCGGCCCTAGTGGGCCAGGAATGTTTAACGCGTGGGCGAGCAAAGGCCACGTACGGGACGGGTTGCTTTTTGCTGTACAACACCGGCACGGCAATGATCGATTCGTACCACGGGCTTATCTCTACCGTCGCGTATCAGATGGGCCCGGATGCATTGCCAGTGTACGCACTCGAGGGTTCGGTTGCCGTTGCCGGTGCTGCGCTTGGTTGGCTGCGCGATAATCTGAACCTGATCGGGGGTGCTTCAGAATCGGAATCAGCCGCACTGGAGGTGGAGAACAATGGGGACGTTTACTTTGTGCCAGCGTTCAGCGGATTGTATGCGCCGTACTGGGATCCGGAAGCGCGTGGTGTCATCTGTGGCATCACGGAAGACACGCAGCGCGGACACATTGTGCGTGCAGCGCTGGAAGCGGTCTGCTTTCAGGTGCGTGACATTCTCGACGCGATGAATAGCGATAGCGGAACTCCACTGCAAAAGCTCAAAGTGGACGGTGGAATGACGGCAAACGCAACAATGATGCAATGGCAGGCGGATTTGATCGGGCTCGATGTACTAAAACCAAAGTTTGTCGAGACAACGGCACTG GGTGCTGCAATGGTCGCGGGCCGTGCTGTGGGCAAATGGGATATCGAAAACGTGAGCGTGGAAAGCGACAGTACCGTCTTCAAACCGCAGATCAGCGAGAACGAACGGGATGTGCGCTATAAACGATGGAAGATGGCCATCGAACGGGCAGTTGGGTGGGACAAGTGTCCATAA
- the LOC128715201 gene encoding uncharacterized protein LOC128715201 translates to MNGNIMVKCEPITEESELFNSLVADGNDDMQQLQAQQQDLRLLCILKLKVPEETVDLLEAQQINVECLHKMRIEDVDILFDGKPLGWKIIFREAFLAWREEIGLPCKSIKALYCRKRPNESHDSLGENSLKDHQSSSQHLVDCFPPSPQLLNEKEVPTQPESDPLFYRTYRWPMTPNTLKDVLNSTSFGRSILSMGCLGVLGKSLQYQLSAIIIDYHMANGTKITTPHLENYAYCITTLFPHENVTTYYIPRGPSRRNPGGSLYSRFINQKISKKALAIGNSITAS, encoded by the exons ATGAATGGTAACATTATGGTGAAATGTGAACCGATCACCGAAGAGTCGGAACTGTTCAACAGTCTTGTGGCCGATGGGAACGATGATATGCAGCAGCTACAAGCACAGCAACAAGATTTACGGTTGCTGTGCATCTTAAAGTTAAAGGTGCCGGAAGAAACAGTGGATCTACTGGAAG CACAACAGATAAACGTTGAATGTTTGCACAAAATGCGCATCGAAGACGTGGACATCCTTTTCGATGGAAAGCCCCTCGGTTGGAAGATCATCTTTCGGGAAGCATTTCTCGCGTGGCGCGAAGAGATAGGCCTACCGTGCAAGAGCATCAAAGCGTTGTACTGTCGCAAGCGTCCCAACGAATCGCACGATTCGTTGGGGGAAAATTCACTGAAAGACCATCAATCATCGTCCCAGCACTTGGTGGATTGTTTTCCACCGTCGCCACAGTTGTTAAATGAAAAGGAGGTCCCCACACAGCCTGAAAGTGACCCATTGTTCTATCGAACGTACCGATGGCCTATGACACCGAACACGTTAAAGGATGTGCTGAACAGCACATCTTTTGGACGTTCCATCCTCTCGATGGGATGCCTCGGTGTGTTGGGAAAATCGTTACAGTACCAGCTGTCGGCCATCATTATTGACTATCATATGGCAAACGGGACGAAAATTACTACACCGCATCTGGAAAACTATGCGTACTGTATTACTACACTGTTTCCGCACGAAAATGTG ACAACTTACTACATTCCTCGCGGTCCCAGCAGACGTAATCCAGGAGGATCACTCTATTCGCGCTTTATCAACCAAAAAATTAGTAAAAAGGCCCTTGCTATCGGAAACTCAATAACTGCATCGTAA